From Eleftheria terrae, the proteins below share one genomic window:
- the speD gene encoding adenosylmethionine decarboxylase has translation MHGLHLTADLLDCPAGMAAMTQVQALRELCVAEVKAAGLQPVGELFHAFEPAGVHGQPGGITGVVLLAESHLAVHTWPELGGVTLDVYVCNFGADNRGRAEALMQALLAAFRPGRVDRQGLERGRWPVAAVAAA, from the coding sequence ATGCATGGGCTGCACCTCACCGCCGACCTCCTCGACTGCCCTGCCGGCATGGCGGCCATGACGCAGGTGCAGGCGCTGCGCGAGCTCTGCGTGGCCGAGGTGAAGGCCGCCGGCCTGCAGCCGGTGGGCGAGTTGTTCCATGCCTTCGAGCCGGCCGGCGTGCACGGGCAACCGGGCGGCATCACCGGGGTGGTCTTGCTGGCGGAGTCGCACCTGGCGGTGCACACCTGGCCGGAGCTGGGCGGGGTGACGCTGGACGTCTATGTGTGCAACTTCGGCGCCGACAACCGCGGCCGGGCCGAAGCGCTGATGCAGGCCCTGCTGGCCGCTTTCCGCCCCGGGCGGGTGGACCGCCAAGGGCTGGAGCGAGGCCGCTGGCCAGTGGCCGCCGTCGCGGCGGCCTGA